A portion of the Polaribacter cellanae genome contains these proteins:
- a CDS encoding penicillin-binding protein, whose product MTLLLLAIIFRVVNLQYVHGDKYRKLASELTSRADTIYANRGNVYAADGNLLATSMSKFNIYMDLVTVDSKVFEENIADLSKELSKMLGHSVNYHQSRLRSAKNRKKRYFLIARDIGYTDYLKMKQFPIFKLGVYKGGFIAKQRTERAHPIGKIAERTIGYHDFRGEAGIEGAFADYMQGENGLRWVQKIAKNQWKPISDYNEKEPTDGQDVITTLDVNIQDITHHALLAQLENYEADHGCAVVMETATGEIKAISNLGRTSKGKYFEKRNYAVWESHEPGSTFKLASLMAALDDKKIDTSTVVDTEKGKIFIHGSKVEDSHRGGYGKISAARVFEVSSNVGIVKLIQKYYDRQPEKFIKKIASYGFTKPIGFQIKGEGMPVVPKPSDKRWNKISLEWMSWGYGISVTPMQILMFYNAVANNGVMVKPRFVKELRRQEKTEKVFKTEIVNPQIASKETLKKIRKVMENVVIKGTAKNIYSPNFSMAGKTGTAKKFLPKHIDKNGKTINAGYSNKHYVASFAGFFPADKPKYSCIVVIHDPKKKKGYYGATVAGPVFKEIAQKIFTTTPIDNQSVNDKVQFVEIDKEFATYNTKLNKNYTEVPNVKGMPGMDAVSLLENMGLKVKISGVGKVESQSLRKGEKLEKGKTIRLKLS is encoded by the coding sequence ATGACGCTTTTATTGTTGGCGATTATATTTCGTGTTGTAAATCTACAATATGTGCATGGAGATAAGTATAGGAAGCTGGCATCCGAACTTACAAGTAGAGCAGATACTATTTATGCAAATAGAGGAAATGTGTATGCTGCAGATGGAAATCTTCTAGCGACTTCGATGTCTAAATTTAATATTTATATGGATTTGGTAACTGTAGATAGTAAGGTTTTTGAAGAAAATATTGCAGACTTATCTAAAGAACTTTCTAAGATGTTAGGTCATTCTGTAAATTACCATCAATCGAGGTTGCGAAGTGCTAAAAATAGAAAAAAACGCTACTTTTTAATTGCAAGAGACATTGGTTACACAGATTATTTAAAAATGAAACAATTCCCAATTTTTAAATTGGGAGTGTATAAAGGAGGTTTTATAGCAAAGCAAAGAACAGAGCGTGCACATCCAATTGGTAAAATTGCAGAAAGAACAATTGGATATCACGATTTTAGAGGAGAAGCAGGTATAGAAGGAGCTTTTGCAGATTATATGCAAGGAGAAAATGGACTAAGATGGGTGCAGAAAATTGCGAAAAATCAATGGAAGCCAATTAGCGATTACAACGAAAAAGAGCCAACTGACGGCCAAGATGTAATTACAACATTAGATGTGAACATTCAAGATATTACACACCATGCTTTGTTGGCTCAGTTAGAAAATTACGAAGCAGACCATGGTTGTGCAGTAGTTATGGAAACTGCAACTGGCGAAATTAAAGCGATTTCTAATCTGGGAAGAACTTCCAAAGGAAAATATTTCGAAAAAAGAAACTATGCAGTTTGGGAAAGTCACGAGCCAGGTTCCACGTTTAAGTTGGCAAGTTTAATGGCGGCTTTAGACGATAAAAAAATAGATACCTCTACAGTTGTAGATACAGAAAAAGGGAAGATTTTTATTCATGGTTCTAAAGTAGAAGATTCTCACAGAGGTGGGTATGGAAAAATTTCTGCAGCGAGAGTTTTCGAAGTTTCATCGAATGTTGGTATTGTAAAATTAATTCAAAAATATTACGATCGCCAGCCAGAAAAATTTATTAAGAAAATAGCTTCTTATGGTTTTACAAAACCCATTGGTTTTCAAATTAAAGGAGAAGGAATGCCTGTGGTCCCAAAACCATCAGACAAAAGATGGAATAAAATTTCTTTAGAGTGGATGTCTTGGGGCTATGGAATTTCGGTAACACCAATGCAAATATTAATGTTTTACAATGCTGTTGCGAATAACGGAGTAATGGTAAAACCACGTTTTGTTAAAGAATTAAGAAGACAAGAAAAAACAGAAAAAGTTTTTAAAACAGAAATTGTAAATCCTCAAATAGCATCAAAAGAAACATTAAAAAAAATTAGAAAAGTAATGGAAAATGTAGTTATTAAAGGAACTGCAAAAAATATTTACTCTCCAAATTTTTCAATGGCAGGAAAAACAGGAACTGCTAAAAAGTTTTTGCCAAAGCATATAGATAAAAATGGAAAAACAATAAATGCAGGCTATTCAAACAAGCATTATGTAGCTTCTTTTGCGGGCTTTTTTCCAGCAGATAAACCTAAATATTCTTGTATTGTGGTAATACACGATCCAAAAAAGAAAAAAGGATATTATGGTGCAACAGTTGCTGGTCCTGTATTCAAAGAAATTGCACAGAAAATTTTTACAACCACACCAATCGACAATCAATCTGTAAATGATAAAGTTCAGTTTGTAGAAATTGACAAAGAATTTGCAACATACAATACAAAATTAAATAAAAATTATACAGAAGTTCCTAATGTAAAAGGAATGCCTGGAATGGATGCAGTTTCACTTTTAGAAAATATGGGATTAAAAGTGAAGATATCTGGCGTTGGAAAAGTAGAATCTCAATCTTTAAGAAAAGGAGAGAAATTAGAAAAAGGAAAAACAATCCGTTTAAAATTATCATAG